In Mycolicibacterium alvei, a single window of DNA contains:
- a CDS encoding BTAD domain-containing putative transcriptional regulator, whose product MTAPGNSSLSTVRVAALGPIRAWVAGEPVELGGRRQRSVLARLVSAHGEVVSVDRLIDDLWEGEPPPKVLSSLQAYISHLRRVLEPGREPRTAAGVIVSAAPGYCLRLPAEAVDVWCFESKVVAAEQEADPTERARLLEDALGGWSGDPYAEVADALWAAPEVARLAELRLATTESFAQTQSVLGRDATVVRVLERHARDHPGREVAAGLLATALYRTGRQTAALDVLRRTRDHLVDDLGLEPARALRDLERDILQQADHLEPIPVAARSMAIPRVGPTPARSCGRTAELAAIVQTAEMVEREGGRVLWVSGEVGLGKTTLVDTAAGRLRAAGWAVASGRCPEVDGAPPGWAWTEVIREFVASCEPDQLTALGPLLHEGATAGADSGGTFWLAQALAGLLGQASARRPLVVVLDDLHRTDGLTLELLRFVTDQLGGHRVLIIGTYRPSESGAELEAARAALANHAAAHLELAGLDETATAELAAEYGLSALAGDTLRNLRERTGGNPLFIRELARLMVAEGVEAGKGSVPAGVRDVLRRRLARLPAPTATALRQAAVLGRDVDLDLLGDLAWGNSEELLDALEPAVLAGLLDEPAPGRARFAHALIRDTIYDDMSILRRTRLHAAALGLLRRPGSSADSSSVAYHAVAAATPDTASEAADFAMAAARDADTVGAPAESVRQWRATVRMLELVDVRPVAPQPNLPERTVLARSGLFAALARAGDVVAARDEQKRTLALAAGHDASMVGVLTRWDAPLVWRLRVTDAADQDIVVPLRGVLDRDHPVPVRARLLSTLFAELEGADTPAALAASAEALALARIAHAEDPDAHGRLMCAALNARAFAALGPDLAAERETMAGELLVVAQECGAVDYEAVAQWLLFLSAAGRSDLSAALGHVDLAVARAGTGQLGYLLGVLDVFEAQLTVLAGRPDEGERRYAAAAAQLSEHGAPNGALMALVGRLTGALFRNDLAPLADELLAVHNLVSKAVCDAVVLALLAAGRTGEAQQVWAQRPPVERSYYWLAVTTLRAHAAAAIGDAAAATATAEELLPYSGRMAGLDNGTLLTGPVDEALAAVAELTGEAELARRYRADAASLRQRLGADAARVLSRTPDGRIAGGAPTTG is encoded by the coding sequence ATGACGGCGCCCGGGAATTCTTCACTGTCCACGGTGCGGGTGGCTGCGCTGGGGCCGATCCGGGCGTGGGTGGCCGGCGAACCGGTGGAACTCGGCGGTCGCAGGCAGCGATCGGTGTTGGCTCGGTTGGTGTCCGCGCACGGCGAAGTGGTGTCGGTCGACAGGCTCATCGACGACCTGTGGGAGGGCGAGCCACCGCCGAAGGTGCTGTCCTCGCTGCAGGCCTACATCTCACATCTGCGTCGCGTGCTCGAGCCGGGGCGCGAACCGCGCACCGCCGCAGGCGTCATCGTCAGCGCTGCCCCGGGATACTGTCTGCGACTGCCGGCCGAGGCCGTCGACGTGTGGTGCTTCGAGTCGAAAGTTGTTGCGGCAGAGCAGGAAGCCGATCCCACCGAGCGGGCCAGACTGCTCGAGGATGCGCTCGGGGGGTGGTCGGGTGACCCCTATGCGGAGGTGGCCGACGCGCTGTGGGCGGCCCCGGAAGTGGCCCGGCTGGCCGAATTGCGTTTGGCCACCACCGAATCGTTTGCGCAGACGCAGTCGGTGCTGGGTCGCGACGCAACGGTCGTGCGGGTTCTGGAGCGACACGCCCGCGACCATCCGGGCCGGGAGGTCGCCGCCGGGTTACTCGCGACCGCGCTGTACCGGACCGGCCGTCAAACCGCAGCACTGGACGTTCTCCGACGCACTCGCGATCACCTGGTCGATGATCTCGGGCTCGAACCGGCGCGGGCGCTTCGAGACCTGGAACGCGACATCCTGCAGCAGGCCGATCATCTCGAGCCGATTCCCGTCGCAGCGCGGTCGATGGCGATCCCGCGGGTCGGGCCGACGCCGGCACGGTCGTGCGGTAGGACCGCCGAACTGGCAGCGATCGTTCAGACCGCGGAAATGGTTGAGCGCGAAGGTGGTCGCGTGCTGTGGGTGAGTGGTGAGGTGGGCCTGGGCAAGACCACCCTGGTCGATACCGCCGCCGGGCGGTTACGCGCGGCCGGCTGGGCGGTGGCCTCGGGACGTTGCCCCGAGGTGGACGGTGCCCCGCCGGGGTGGGCGTGGACGGAGGTCATCCGTGAATTCGTGGCCTCGTGCGAACCCGATCAGCTCACGGCGTTGGGCCCGCTGTTGCACGAGGGCGCGACGGCGGGTGCCGACAGCGGCGGAACGTTCTGGTTGGCCCAGGCGCTGGCCGGCCTCCTCGGGCAGGCGTCTGCCCGCCGACCGCTGGTGGTCGTGCTGGACGATCTGCACCGTACCGATGGTCTGACCCTGGAGCTGCTGCGGTTCGTGACCGATCAGCTCGGTGGCCATCGCGTGCTGATCATCGGCACGTACCGGCCGTCCGAATCGGGCGCGGAGCTCGAGGCCGCCCGCGCAGCATTGGCCAATCACGCCGCCGCCCACCTGGAACTGGCCGGTCTCGATGAGACGGCCACTGCGGAACTGGCTGCCGAGTACGGTCTTTCGGCGCTGGCCGGCGATACCCTGCGAAACCTGCGTGAGCGGACCGGTGGCAACCCGCTGTTCATTCGGGAACTGGCCCGGCTGATGGTTGCCGAGGGTGTAGAGGCCGGCAAGGGCAGTGTTCCGGCCGGGGTACGTGATGTCTTGCGGCGCAGACTGGCCCGGCTGCCCGCACCTACCGCCACGGCACTGCGCCAGGCCGCGGTACTCGGTCGGGACGTGGATCTCGACCTCCTGGGCGACCTTGCGTGGGGCAACTCCGAAGAGCTGCTCGACGCGCTCGAACCGGCTGTGCTGGCCGGGCTTCTCGACGAGCCGGCGCCCGGCCGGGCCAGGTTCGCCCACGCGTTGATCCGCGACACCATCTACGACGACATGTCGATCCTGCGCCGGACCCGGTTGCACGCTGCTGCTCTGGGGCTGCTCCGCCGGCCGGGGAGTTCGGCGGATTCCTCCTCGGTCGCCTATCACGCCGTGGCCGCAGCCACACCGGACACAGCAAGCGAGGCAGCTGATTTCGCGATGGCCGCCGCTCGCGACGCCGATACCGTCGGTGCTCCGGCGGAATCGGTGCGACAGTGGCGCGCGACCGTTCGGATGCTGGAGCTCGTTGATGTCCGGCCGGTGGCCCCGCAACCGAACCTGCCGGAGCGGACGGTTCTCGCGCGGTCTGGACTTTTCGCGGCGTTGGCCCGGGCCGGCGATGTGGTTGCGGCACGCGACGAACAGAAGCGGACGTTGGCACTGGCCGCAGGCCACGACGCGTCAATGGTCGGCGTGCTCACCCGGTGGGATGCCCCGCTGGTGTGGCGGCTGCGGGTCACCGACGCCGCCGACCAGGACATCGTGGTGCCACTGCGTGGTGTGCTGGACCGGGATCATCCGGTGCCCGTGCGGGCGCGACTGTTGTCGACGTTGTTCGCCGAGTTGGAGGGGGCGGATACGCCGGCTGCGTTGGCGGCCAGCGCGGAAGCGCTCGCGTTGGCGCGTATCGCGCACGCCGAGGATCCCGACGCCCACGGCCGGCTGATGTGCGCGGCACTCAATGCCCGTGCCTTCGCCGCGCTGGGCCCCGATCTGGCCGCCGAACGGGAAACCATGGCCGGTGAACTGCTCGTGGTGGCGCAGGAGTGCGGTGCCGTCGACTACGAGGCCGTCGCGCAATGGCTGCTGTTCCTTTCCGCGGCAGGACGCTCGGATCTGTCCGCCGCCCTAGGACACGTCGATCTCGCTGTGGCACGGGCCGGGACCGGGCAGCTGGGCTACCTTCTGGGCGTGCTCGACGTGTTCGAGGCGCAGTTGACGGTGCTGGCGGGCCGGCCCGACGAAGGTGAGCGCCGCTATGCGGCGGCGGCCGCCCAGTTGTCCGAACACGGCGCCCCCAACGGCGCGTTGATGGCGCTCGTCGGACGGCTGACGGGGGCGCTGTTCCGCAACGATCTCGCTCCGTTGGCCGACGAGTTGCTCGCCGTTCACAACCTGGTGTCGAAGGCGGTCTGCGACGCCGTGGTGCTGGCGTTGCTGGCCGCCGGAAGAACCGGTGAAGCACAACAGGTCTGGGCCCAGCGCCCGCCGGTGGAGCGGTCCTACTACTGGCTGGCCGTGACGACGCTGCGGGCGCACGCGGCGGCGGCGATCGGCGACGCGGCGGCCGCCACGGCGACGGCCGAGGAGCTGCTGCCCTACTCGGGGCGGATGGCCGGGCTCGACAACGGCACCCTGCTCACCGGACCGGTGGACGAGGCGCTGGCCGCTGTCGCCGAACTGACCGGTGAGGCCGAACTGGCCCGCCGCTACCGCGCCGATGCCGCTTCGCTCCGTCAGCGACTCGGGGCGGACGCCGCCCGGGTGCTCAGCCGAACACCCGACGGTCGAATCGCCGGTGGCGCACCGACAACAGGGTGA
- a CDS encoding GNAT family N-acetyltransferase — translation MTDIDAEVADLSGVPVLKRELTDIPDEVRAVAAAPIPVLAEPYGIRLADAADAELISEWMNLPHLAEAWEYDWAPDRWRRYLQAQLDGQYSRPLIASFRGKASGYVELYRAAKDSIAPRYAADPHDIGIHAAIADLALVNRGIAPLLLPRIVANVFELDPNCRRIMFDPDHRNTAARRVCEFAGCEFLGEHQMSNRRMALYALPRTPEDTFGAAG, via the coding sequence ATGACCGATATCGATGCCGAGGTGGCCGACCTGTCGGGGGTCCCCGTCCTCAAACGCGAGCTGACGGACATCCCCGACGAGGTGCGCGCGGTCGCCGCCGCCCCCATCCCGGTGCTGGCCGAGCCATACGGCATCCGGTTGGCTGACGCCGCCGACGCCGAGTTGATCTCGGAGTGGATGAACCTTCCGCACCTGGCGGAGGCCTGGGAGTACGACTGGGCGCCTGACCGCTGGCGGCGTTACCTGCAGGCTCAACTCGACGGCCAGTACTCGCGGCCGCTGATCGCGAGCTTCCGCGGCAAGGCCTCCGGGTACGTCGAGTTGTACCGGGCGGCCAAGGATTCCATCGCGCCCCGTTACGCCGCCGATCCTCACGACATCGGCATCCACGCCGCGATTGCCGATCTGGCGCTCGTCAACCGTGGCATCGCCCCACTCCTGTTGCCCCGCATCGTGGCCAACGTGTTCGAACTCGACCCGAACTGCCGGCGGATCATGTTCGACCCGGACCACCGGAACACCGCTGCGCGGCGGGTATGTGAGTTCGCCGGATGCGAATTCCTGGGCGAGCACCAGATGTCGAACCGGCGGATGGCCCTCTACGCACTGCCGCGAACCCCCGAGGACACCTTCGGTGCCGCCGGGTAG
- the crcB gene encoding fluoride efflux transporter CrcB, with product MTALVWTGVMLLGGAGAVCRFLVDRTVSARHTRGFPFGTLAVNLTGAFLLGFLGALALDRHTALLAGTAFVGSYTTFSTWMLETHRLGEERRIGPAVGNVVASVALGLIAAWLGMSLGCRL from the coding sequence ATGACCGCTCTGGTGTGGACGGGGGTGATGCTGCTCGGCGGCGCCGGCGCGGTCTGCCGGTTCCTCGTCGACCGCACAGTGTCCGCGCGGCACACCCGCGGCTTCCCGTTCGGCACATTGGCGGTCAACCTCACCGGCGCGTTTCTACTCGGTTTCCTCGGGGCCCTGGCCCTGGACCGGCACACCGCGCTGCTGGCCGGCACCGCATTCGTCGGCTCGTACACCACGTTCTCCACCTGGATGCTGGAAACCCACCGCCTGGGCGAAGAACGCCGGATCGGGCCCGCGGTCGGCAATGTCGTCGCCAGCGTGGCGCTCGGCCTGATCGCGGCGTGGCTGGGCATGTCGCTGGGGTGCCGACTGTGA
- the pgm gene encoding phosphoglucomutase (alpha-D-glucose-1,6-bisphosphate-dependent), which translates to MAANPRAGQPAQPEDLIDVAEVVTAYYTRRPDPEDIAQQVVFGTSGHRGSSLDTAFNEGHILAATQAIVEYRDAQGTTGPLFLGRDTHALSEPAWASALEVLAANDVVAVVDASDRYTPTPAISHAILTFNRGRDSDLADGIVVTPSHNPPRDGGFKYNPPNGGPADTAATGWIAKRANEILRDGYRDVKRMPLARALQMAQRHDYLDAYVADLANVVDLPAIRAAGIRIGADPLGGASVDYWGAIAERYNLDLTVVNPLVDATWRFMTLDTDGKIRMDCSSPNAMAGLLRAMSANPGTYQIATGNDADSDRHGIVTPDGGLLNPNHYLAVAIDYLYTHRPQWPGSTAVGKTVVSSSIIDRVVAGLGRKLVEVPVGFKWFVDGLIGGGIGFGGEESAGASFLRTDGSTWTTDKDGIILALLASEILAVTGSTPSQRYAELAARYGSPTYARIDAPADRDQKARLAKLSPEQVSATELAGEPITAKLTAAPGNGAALGGLKVTTANAWFAARPSGTEDVYKIYAESFLGADHLAEVQEAAKRVVNTVIG; encoded by the coding sequence ATGGCTGCCAATCCGCGTGCCGGGCAACCGGCTCAACCCGAGGATCTGATCGACGTCGCCGAGGTGGTGACCGCGTACTACACCCGGCGGCCCGATCCCGAGGACATTGCGCAGCAGGTGGTGTTCGGCACGTCTGGGCATCGCGGTTCCAGTTTGGACACCGCGTTCAACGAAGGTCATATCCTGGCCGCCACCCAGGCCATCGTCGAATACCGGGACGCGCAGGGCACCACCGGTCCGCTGTTCCTCGGTCGCGACACCCATGCGCTGTCGGAACCGGCGTGGGCGTCGGCGCTGGAGGTGTTGGCCGCCAACGATGTCGTAGCCGTTGTGGACGCATCGGACCGCTACACGCCCACGCCGGCGATCAGCCACGCCATCCTGACCTTCAACCGCGGCCGCGATTCTGATCTTGCCGACGGCATCGTGGTGACCCCGTCTCACAACCCGCCGCGCGACGGCGGCTTCAAATACAACCCGCCCAACGGCGGACCCGCCGACACCGCCGCCACCGGGTGGATTGCCAAGCGCGCCAACGAGATCCTGCGTGACGGATACCGGGACGTGAAACGCATGCCGCTGGCGCGCGCGTTGCAGATGGCCCAGCGCCACGACTATCTCGATGCCTACGTCGCGGATCTGGCCAATGTGGTGGACCTGCCCGCGATCCGGGCTGCGGGCATTCGCATCGGAGCCGACCCACTCGGTGGTGCCAGCGTGGACTACTGGGGCGCGATCGCCGAGCGGTACAACCTGGACCTGACCGTGGTGAACCCGCTGGTGGACGCGACGTGGCGGTTCATGACGCTGGACACCGACGGCAAGATCCGGATGGACTGCAGCTCACCGAATGCCATGGCTGGGCTGCTTCGGGCGATGAGCGCCAACCCCGGTACCTACCAGATCGCCACCGGCAACGACGCCGACTCGGACCGGCACGGCATCGTCACCCCGGACGGCGGGCTGCTGAACCCCAACCACTATCTGGCCGTGGCGATCGACTACCTCTACACCCACCGGCCGCAGTGGCCGGGCTCGACGGCTGTGGGCAAGACGGTGGTCAGCTCGTCGATCATCGACCGGGTGGTGGCCGGGCTGGGTCGCAAGCTGGTCGAGGTGCCGGTCGGGTTCAAATGGTTCGTCGACGGACTGATCGGCGGCGGCATCGGTTTCGGCGGCGAGGAGAGTGCCGGGGCCTCGTTCCTGCGTACCGACGGGTCGACCTGGACCACCGACAAAGACGGCATCATCCTGGCGCTGCTGGCCTCGGAGATCCTGGCGGTCACCGGCTCGACGCCGTCGCAGCGTTACGCCGAGCTGGCCGCACGCTACGGCTCGCCCACCTATGCGCGCATCGACGCGCCCGCCGACCGCGACCAGAAGGCCCGGCTGGCCAAGCTGTCACCCGAGCAGGTCAGCGCCACCGAACTGGCCGGTGAGCCGATCACCGCCAAGCTGACCGCCGCTCCCGGCAACGGGGCGGCGTTGGGCGGGCTGAAGGTCACGACGGCGAACGCCTGGTTCGCTGCCCGGCCGTCAGGAACCGAGGACGTCTACAAGATCTACGCCGAGTCGTTCCTCGGGGCCGACCATCTGGCGGAGGTGCAGGAGGCCGCGAAGCGCGTGGTTAATACAGTCATCGGGTGA
- a CDS encoding DUF190 domain-containing protein — MSTTDYLKLTAYFGERQRHEHRFVADALLDLYGDLDVAISVLLRGIAGFGPHHSLRTDETLTASEDPPIAIAAVDAADKISALAERTVAVIPRGMITLERAQLIRRQSVAPTVTEMCKLTVYVGRHRRIAGVPAYRAVCDLLHQRGFAGATVFLGVDGTAHGRRRRAAFFNRNSEVPLMIIGLGTGAQVNAVISELSGLLDDPLLTVERAQLCKRAGHLLARPAELPETDAEGHPLWQKLMVHTSETTHHDGVPVHRAIVRRLMQTGASGGATVLRAVWGFSGAEKPHGDRMFQLGRHVPVTTIVVDTPERIARAFEIIDELTREHGVISAEMVPSATVVDAGRRRGGTGLARFDY; from the coding sequence GTGAGTACCACCGACTACCTCAAGCTCACCGCGTACTTCGGCGAGAGGCAACGCCACGAACACCGCTTCGTCGCCGACGCGCTCCTGGACCTGTACGGGGACCTCGATGTCGCGATCAGCGTGCTGCTGCGCGGGATCGCCGGCTTCGGCCCACATCACAGTCTGCGCACCGACGAGACACTGACCGCCTCGGAGGATCCCCCGATCGCCATCGCCGCCGTCGATGCGGCCGACAAGATCTCGGCGCTCGCCGAGCGGACCGTCGCGGTCATCCCCCGCGGCATGATCACCCTCGAACGCGCACAGCTGATCCGGCGCCAATCAGTGGCACCGACAGTCACCGAGATGTGCAAGCTGACCGTCTACGTCGGCCGTCATCGCCGCATCGCGGGGGTTCCGGCCTACCGGGCGGTGTGCGATCTGCTGCACCAGCGCGGCTTCGCCGGCGCCACAGTGTTTCTCGGGGTGGACGGCACCGCACACGGCCGGCGTCGGCGCGCCGCGTTCTTCAACCGCAACTCCGAGGTGCCACTGATGATCATCGGGCTCGGGACCGGGGCCCAGGTCAACGCCGTGATCAGCGAGCTTTCCGGGCTGCTGGACGACCCATTGCTCACGGTCGAGCGGGCGCAACTGTGCAAGCGCGCCGGGCACCTGCTGGCCCGCCCGGCCGAGCTGCCGGAGACCGACGCCGAGGGCCACCCGCTGTGGCAGAAGTTGATGGTGCACACCTCCGAGACCACGCACCATGACGGGGTGCCCGTTCACCGGGCCATCGTCCGGAGGCTGATGCAGACCGGCGCCTCCGGCGGTGCCACCGTGCTGCGCGCGGTGTGGGGATTCAGTGGCGCGGAAAAACCGCACGGTGACCGGATGTTTCAGCTCGGACGGCACGTACCGGTGACGACGATCGTGGTGGACACCCCGGAACGGATCGCGCGGGCCTTCGAGATCATCGACGAACTCACCCGCGAGCACGGCGTGATCAGTGCCGAGATGGTGCCCTCGGCGACCGTCGTCGATGCCGGCCGACGCCGCGGCGGCACCGGCCTGGCGCGGTTCGATTACTGA
- the crcB gene encoding fluoride efflux transporter CrcB, whose product MSRHDPRELAAVFVGGALGTLARAVLTVLVAPEPGHWPWPTFVVNIVGAFLLGYFTTRLLERLPVSSYRRPLLGTGLCGGLTTFSTMQVETITMLEHGHWALAAGYTAASITAGLLAVAVATALVRRAMVRG is encoded by the coding sequence ATGTCCCGTCACGACCCCCGTGAACTCGCCGCGGTGTTCGTCGGTGGCGCACTGGGCACGCTGGCCCGGGCCGTCCTGACGGTGCTCGTCGCGCCCGAACCCGGGCATTGGCCGTGGCCGACGTTCGTCGTGAACATCGTCGGCGCGTTCCTGTTGGGGTACTTCACCACACGACTGCTGGAACGGCTGCCGGTGTCCAGCTACCGGCGGCCCTTGTTGGGTACCGGGTTATGTGGCGGGCTGACCACGTTCTCCACGATGCAGGTCGAGACGATCACGATGCTCGAGCACGGGCACTGGGCGCTGGCGGCCGGCTACACCGCGGCCAGCATCACTGCCGGCCTGCTCGCGGTGGCCGTCGCGACCGCACTCGTGCGCCGGGCCATGGTGCGCGGATGA
- a CDS encoding hemerythrin domain-containing protein produces the protein MNTPRQPTRLVTLTARRPGDPEPDLLGISLAHRAMVTDVGRIAALTSAFADGKLACTPRRARAVTRYVNLLCDSIHHHHMTEDQVLWPVIEATAGGSIDLTELTEDHAALDPRLDRLRALAAGFRLNVGDRDSAAPLAAALTELHTLLHEHIADEEREIFPVIRQYVSVDDWAAVEKAAQRGGRMSFDGPRTVAVMTEHERVVLSETTSPILLGLITLLSVRHRRFDRRVFG, from the coding sequence GTGAATACACCCAGGCAACCCACCCGACTCGTCACCCTTACCGCGCGGCGCCCCGGCGATCCCGAACCCGACCTGCTCGGCATCAGCCTCGCGCACCGCGCCATGGTCACCGATGTCGGCCGCATCGCGGCATTGACCTCGGCTTTCGCGGACGGGAAGCTGGCGTGCACGCCCCGGCGCGCTCGCGCGGTCACCCGGTACGTGAACCTGTTGTGCGACTCGATCCACCATCACCACATGACCGAGGACCAGGTCCTGTGGCCGGTGATCGAAGCGACCGCAGGCGGATCCATCGATCTGACCGAGCTGACCGAGGACCACGCCGCGCTCGATCCGCGGTTGGACCGGTTGCGCGCGCTGGCGGCGGGGTTCCGGCTCAACGTCGGCGATCGCGACTCGGCGGCACCGTTGGCCGCCGCCCTCACCGAGCTGCACACACTGCTGCACGAGCACATCGCCGATGAGGAGCGCGAGATCTTCCCGGTGATCCGGCAGTACGTGTCGGTCGACGATTGGGCCGCCGTCGAGAAGGCCGCCCAACGGGGCGGACGGATGTCGTTCGACGGGCCACGCACCGTGGCGGTGATGACCGAGCACGAGCGCGTCGTATTGTCCGAAACCACCAGCCCGATACTGCTGGGGCTTATCACCCTGTTGTCGGTGCGCCACCGGCGATTCGACCGTCGGGTGTTCGGCTGA